A region from the Desulfoglaeba alkanexedens ALDC genome encodes:
- a CDS encoding KH domain-containing protein, with amino-acid sequence MKGSEIKELVEVIARALAEHPEQIQVREINGAQISVIELKAAKDDLGKIIGKEGRNAHALRTIMNAAATKLKKRAVLEILE; translated from the coding sequence ATGAAAGGGAGCGAAATCAAAGAACTGGTGGAAGTGATCGCGCGAGCTCTGGCGGAACATCCGGAACAGATTCAGGTTCGAGAAATCAACGGGGCCCAGATTTCGGTCATTGAGCTGAAGGCCGCCAAGGACGACTTGGGAAAAATCATCGGCAAGGAAGGCCGGAACGCCCACGCGCTCCGGACCATCATGAACGCCGCAGCCACCAAGCTGAAGAAGCGTGCGGTGCTGGAGATTCTCGAGTGA
- a CDS encoding long-chain-fatty-acid--CoA ligase — MEIIKGFPSTSQDDYQLNMINIIRHAVRNFGKQQIVSRKPGGLFRYTYKDAYARIKRLANALYGLGVKIGDRIGVLEWNTYRYYEMDFGIPGSGAVLLQMNLRLSPPDLSFVVNHAGASFIFVDETLIPIAESIAPQCKTVKGWVILTDKELGDVETKLSPVFSYEEILAEAKEDIEWPNLDEKSAYAACYTTGTTGNPKGVFYSHRNVYLHSVAVVMNMELSYRDCLIELVPMFHAMGWGMPQAATMAGSKLLLPGRYEAVDLGPIVETMVNENVTAGAGAPAIFMPMLEYIRKMDVKPNFKGARFASGATEPPVALMKGFYDMTGAEIIHAYGATETTPLVGLNRLKPWLNEMYTEEQRWDIKRKQGYPPVGIDVKIVDPEGKELPWDGKSSGELLFRGPWITGSYYNAPGTETQFTADGYWKSGDAATIDEEAYIKITDRIKDLIKSGGEWISSVDMENELVSHPAVLEAAVTGVSHPKWEERPIALVVIRPEQKGKVSKEDILAHLGKKFAKWQLPDEILFVDAIPKTSVGKINKKAIRDKYHDIYIGGK, encoded by the coding sequence ATGGAGATTATCAAGGGTTTTCCGTCAACGTCGCAGGATGATTATCAGCTGAACATGATCAACATTATCAGGCATGCCGTGAGAAACTTCGGCAAGCAGCAGATTGTTTCGAGAAAACCGGGCGGTTTGTTCCGGTACACCTACAAGGACGCCTATGCGAGAATCAAGCGGCTTGCCAACGCTCTCTACGGTCTAGGAGTCAAGATAGGTGACCGTATCGGGGTGCTCGAGTGGAATACTTACAGATACTATGAAATGGACTTCGGTATTCCGGGATCCGGCGCAGTCCTTCTTCAGATGAATCTGAGGTTGTCGCCTCCGGACCTGAGTTTCGTTGTGAATCACGCGGGAGCATCGTTCATCTTTGTGGATGAGACCCTGATTCCCATCGCGGAATCCATTGCTCCTCAGTGCAAGACGGTAAAGGGCTGGGTGATTCTCACGGACAAGGAGCTTGGAGATGTCGAGACGAAGCTGAGTCCGGTTTTCAGTTACGAGGAAATTCTTGCGGAGGCCAAGGAGGATATTGAATGGCCGAATCTCGATGAGAAATCGGCCTACGCCGCCTGTTATACCACCGGGACGACAGGAAACCCCAAGGGGGTCTTTTATTCCCACCGGAATGTTTACCTCCATTCTGTGGCCGTTGTCATGAATATGGAGCTTTCCTACCGGGATTGCTTAATCGAGCTCGTCCCCATGTTTCACGCCATGGGCTGGGGCATGCCCCAGGCGGCTACGATGGCGGGATCCAAGCTTTTGCTTCCCGGCAGATACGAGGCGGTTGACCTTGGCCCCATCGTGGAGACCATGGTAAACGAAAATGTGACCGCGGGTGCCGGTGCTCCAGCCATCTTTATGCCCATGCTCGAATACATCCGGAAGATGGACGTGAAACCCAACTTCAAGGGCGCCCGTTTTGCCTCCGGGGCCACGGAGCCGCCCGTCGCGCTCATGAAAGGATTCTATGACATGACCGGCGCGGAGATTATTCACGCTTACGGGGCGACGGAAACCACGCCCCTCGTGGGGCTCAATCGGCTGAAACCATGGTTGAACGAGATGTACACGGAAGAACAGAGATGGGATATCAAGCGCAAGCAGGGTTATCCTCCAGTGGGGATTGACGTGAAGATTGTGGATCCGGAAGGGAAAGAGCTTCCTTGGGATGGAAAATCTTCAGGGGAACTGCTGTTCCGGGGCCCCTGGATCACGGGCAGCTATTACAACGCCCCCGGAACGGAAACGCAGTTCACCGCCGACGGTTACTGGAAGAGCGGGGATGCGGCAACGATCGATGAGGAAGCCTACATCAAGATCACCGACAGGATAAAAGATCTGATTAAGAGCGGCGGAGAGTGGATCTCTTCCGTGGACATGGAAAACGAACTCGTTTCCCACCCGGCTGTTCTAGAGGCTGCCGTGACCGGCGTCAGCCATCCCAAGTGGGAGGAAAGGCCGATCGCCCTCGTAGTGATAAGGCCGGAACAGAAAGGTAAGGTATCGAAAGAGGACATTCTCGCTCACCTGGGCAAGAAATTCGCCAAATGGCAGCTTCCGGATGAGATCCTGTTTGTGGATGCCATTCCCAAAACCAGCGTCGGCAAAATCAACAAGAAAGCTATCCGAGATAAATATCACGACATTTATATAGGAGGCAAATAG
- the pstC gene encoding phosphate ABC transporter permease subunit PstC encodes MIAERANREALIRAFFFGVAFVSIAILGTILVFLFAEGTPIFRTVSVKAFLFGRYWYPTADPPDFGIYPLLIASMAVTALSACISVPLGIMTALYLAEIASERVRETVKPIIELLAALPSVVIGFFGMVVVAPFLQETFNIATGLNLFNASLMLAFMSVPTICSISEDAIRSVPLELKEASLALGATHLETIGRVIIPASLSGISTAVILGMSRAIGETMVVLMVAGGAAMVPLSIFDPVRPMPASIAAEMAEAPFRSEHYHALFAIGMVLFLFTMVFNVIADTVAHKHKQVGAATL; translated from the coding sequence ATGATCGCCGAGCGAGCGAACAGGGAAGCACTGATCCGCGCCTTTTTCTTCGGGGTGGCCTTCGTCTCCATCGCCATACTCGGGACGATCCTGGTCTTTCTCTTCGCGGAAGGTACCCCGATCTTCCGGACCGTGTCCGTGAAAGCCTTCCTCTTCGGCCGCTACTGGTACCCGACGGCCGACCCGCCGGACTTCGGTATCTATCCCCTGCTGATCGCCTCCATGGCGGTGACGGCGCTCTCAGCCTGCATCTCGGTTCCTCTGGGCATCATGACCGCCCTCTATCTCGCGGAAATCGCTTCCGAACGGGTGCGCGAAACCGTGAAACCCATAATCGAACTGCTGGCAGCGCTGCCCTCGGTGGTGATCGGCTTTTTCGGAATGGTCGTGGTGGCGCCCTTTCTCCAGGAAACCTTCAACATCGCCACGGGCCTGAACCTCTTCAACGCTTCGCTTATGCTGGCCTTCATGTCGGTTCCAACCATCTGCAGCATTTCGGAAGACGCCATAAGGAGCGTACCGCTGGAACTGAAGGAAGCCAGCCTGGCGCTGGGAGCCACTCACCTGGAAACCATCGGCCGAGTGATCATTCCGGCTTCCCTTTCGGGTATCAGCACCGCGGTGATTCTCGGCATGTCTCGAGCCATCGGCGAAACCATGGTGGTGTTGATGGTGGCGGGCGGGGCCGCCATGGTCCCCCTGTCGATCTTCGACCCAGTGCGCCCCATGCCGGCTAGTATCGCGGCTGAAATGGCCGAGGCGCCTTTCCGGAGCGAGCATTACCACGCGCTGTTCGCCATCGGCATGGTCCTTTTCCTCTTCACCATGGTTTTCAACGTGATCGCCGACACCGTGGCTCACAAGCACAAGCAGGTGGGAGCGGCGACCCTTTAG
- the pstB gene encoding phosphate ABC transporter ATP-binding protein PstB — protein MNHELKMAVRNLNFYYGKFHALHDISIDFHENRVTALIGPSGCGKSTLLRCLNRMNDLIAGTRVEGEVILDGQNIYAPGMDVVTLRRRVGMVFQKPNPFPKSVFENVAYGLRVNGIKDKAFIRERVETSLRQAALWEEVKDRLKDSALGLSGGQQQRLCIARALAVEPEVLLMDEPASALDPIATQKIEELIHALKSEYTIIIVTHNMQQAARVSDITAFFYMGKLIETDKTETLFTRPKIKQTEDYITGRFG, from the coding sequence ATGAATCATGAACTCAAGATGGCCGTGCGGAACCTGAATTTCTATTACGGTAAGTTTCACGCGCTCCATGACATCAGCATCGATTTTCACGAAAACCGGGTGACGGCGCTCATCGGCCCTTCGGGATGCGGCAAAAGTACACTGCTCAGATGCCTGAACCGGATGAACGATCTCATTGCGGGAACGCGGGTGGAAGGCGAGGTGATCCTGGACGGCCAGAACATTTACGCACCCGGCATGGACGTGGTGACACTCCGGCGGCGGGTCGGCATGGTATTCCAAAAGCCCAATCCTTTTCCAAAGAGCGTCTTCGAAAACGTCGCCTACGGCTTGCGGGTCAACGGGATCAAGGACAAGGCGTTCATCAGAGAACGCGTGGAAACCAGCCTCCGTCAGGCGGCCTTGTGGGAAGAAGTGAAGGACCGCCTCAAAGATTCGGCGTTGGGCCTTTCCGGCGGGCAGCAGCAACGGTTGTGCATCGCCAGGGCGCTCGCCGTTGAACCCGAAGTGCTCCTCATGGATGAACCAGCCTCGGCGCTGGATCCCATCGCGACCCAGAAAATCGAGGAATTGATCCACGCATTGAAATCGGAATATACAATCATTATCGTGACACACAACATGCAGCAGGCCGCGCGGGTTTCCGACATCACGGCGTTTTTTTACATGGGAAAACTGATCGAGACGGATAAGACGGAGACCTTGTTCACAAGGCCCAAAATCAAGCAAACCGAAGATTACATCACGGGACGGTTCGGTTAG
- a CDS encoding cation:proton antiporter codes for MHTLTDLLIVFVSAVGVILVCDRVKIPPIVGFLLTGCLTGPHGLGLIESSENVEFLAEIGVVLLLFSIGLEFSLSELIRIKRVVFWGGGLQVLVTIVVVWALVEYALGSPESALPMGLLIALSSTAIVLKTLQDRMELESPQGQISLGILLFQDVAVIPMMLFIPLLGGTAESLYRALGILGAKSAGIFLLIFLTQRYLLPRILTVVAATRSRELFLLTAVVICFGVAWVTSSAGLSLSLGAFLAGLVLSESEYSHQTLAQMLPFKDLFTSLFFISVGMTLNVSFVMQNLPEVLAWTVGIAVLKALVCMGVVAALGYPFRTAVHVGLILAQVGEFAFVLSTVCINHKILAGDSVPLFLAFSTLSMIMTPFLIAMAPRIAEAASRAPLPQRILSGFAAPSFTKTNHGEPPLKNHVVIIGFGPVGRNLARAAKSSGVPYAVVEMNPTTVREERKRGEPIVFGDASEKTVLDHVSIRDAKVVVVSLADPSMVRRITVSVRAAAPTVYLIARTRFLSEAPHLIALGADEVIPEELETSIEIFARVLTKYLVPREDIEAMIARVRAEGYHSVEGPQVPMMQWCDLLRDLPDMEVRSFRIMAGSPIAEKTIGALGLRKNWGVTVVALRRNGEWIANPGPETALKAGDVMVVFGRTCDIRKIHPLMRALEASA; via the coding sequence GTGCACACGCTGACGGATTTGCTCATTGTTTTCGTATCGGCCGTTGGAGTCATTCTGGTTTGTGATCGTGTGAAGATTCCCCCGATCGTGGGGTTTCTTCTCACCGGGTGCCTGACGGGGCCGCACGGCCTCGGCTTGATCGAATCGTCGGAAAACGTAGAATTTCTGGCGGAAATCGGCGTAGTACTCTTGCTTTTTTCCATCGGCCTGGAGTTTTCCCTCTCGGAACTGATCCGAATCAAGCGCGTAGTCTTTTGGGGAGGCGGCTTGCAGGTCTTGGTGACGATTGTCGTCGTCTGGGCCCTGGTCGAATACGCCCTTGGATCGCCGGAGTCCGCTCTGCCCATGGGGCTTTTGATCGCCTTGAGCAGCACGGCCATCGTGTTGAAAACCCTTCAGGACCGCATGGAGCTGGAAAGTCCTCAAGGTCAGATCAGTCTGGGAATCCTTTTGTTCCAGGATGTGGCCGTCATACCCATGATGCTCTTTATTCCTCTGTTGGGAGGCACTGCGGAAAGCCTCTATCGAGCCCTGGGCATCCTCGGCGCCAAATCCGCCGGGATTTTCCTCTTGATCTTCCTCACCCAGCGCTATCTCCTTCCACGGATCCTCACCGTAGTCGCTGCAACCCGAAGTCGGGAGCTGTTTCTTCTGACGGCCGTGGTCATCTGTTTCGGTGTGGCGTGGGTCACGTCATCGGCCGGGTTGTCTTTGTCTCTGGGCGCCTTTCTCGCTGGTTTGGTCCTTTCGGAATCGGAATACAGCCATCAAACATTGGCCCAGATGCTGCCTTTCAAAGATCTCTTTACCAGCTTGTTCTTCATTTCCGTGGGAATGACTCTCAACGTGTCCTTCGTCATGCAGAACCTTCCCGAGGTTTTGGCTTGGACCGTTGGGATCGCGGTGCTGAAGGCGCTGGTGTGCATGGGGGTCGTTGCGGCCCTCGGGTATCCCTTCAGGACGGCGGTGCATGTAGGGCTGATCCTTGCCCAAGTCGGCGAATTTGCCTTCGTACTGAGCACGGTCTGCATCAACCACAAAATACTGGCCGGGGATTCTGTGCCCCTCTTCCTGGCTTTTTCTACGCTGAGCATGATCATGACGCCGTTTCTCATTGCCATGGCGCCTCGAATCGCCGAAGCCGCATCCCGCGCGCCGCTGCCTCAAAGAATCCTCAGCGGCTTTGCCGCCCCTTCTTTCACAAAAACCAACCACGGGGAGCCTCCGCTGAAAAATCATGTTGTTATTATAGGTTTCGGCCCCGTGGGGCGCAACCTCGCTCGAGCCGCCAAGAGTTCCGGTGTGCCCTACGCGGTCGTGGAGATGAACCCGACCACGGTGAGAGAGGAGAGGAAAAGAGGCGAACCGATCGTTTTCGGTGATGCTTCCGAAAAGACCGTTTTGGACCACGTCTCCATCAGGGACGCCAAGGTCGTGGTCGTTTCCCTGGCTGACCCCTCCATGGTCAGGCGGATTACGGTCTCGGTGCGCGCCGCCGCCCCCACGGTATACCTCATCGCCCGCACACGGTTTTTGTCGGAGGCGCCTCATTTGATCGCATTGGGGGCTGATGAGGTCATCCCGGAGGAACTGGAGACATCCATTGAAATTTTCGCCCGAGTGCTCACCAAGTACCTGGTGCCTCGAGAGGATATCGAGGCAATGATCGCCCGCGTGCGTGCCGAGGGGTACCATTCGGTGGAAGGCCCGCAGGTGCCCATGATGCAGTGGTGCGACCTGTTGAGGGATCTACCGGACATGGAAGTGCGATCTTTTCGCATCATGGCGGGCTCACCCATAGCCGAAAAAACCATCGGTGCATTAGGTCTTCGGAAAAACTGGGGGGTGACCGTTGTGGCCTTGCGGCGCAACGGCGAATGGATCGCCAATCCAGGACCGGAAACGGCGCTCAAAGCCGGTGATGTGATGGTCGTTTTCGGACGGACATGCGACATTCGAAAAATCCATCCCCTCATGAGGGCGTTAGAGGCATCGGCGTGA
- a CDS encoding phosphate ABC transporter substrate-binding protein, which yields MKMRFLASAACALGLLIASAARAESLNINGSTTVLPVAQKVAEAFMKEYPSISVSISGGGSGNGIKAIIDGTTDIANSSRFIKDKEVALAVQKGAYPVPFAVAYDCIVPVVHPSNTISDLSLDQLKAIYEGKIRNWKEVGGPDRPVVVISRDTSSGTYEVWEEKVMRKSRVYPGALLQASNGAVAQAVSRNANAIGYVGIGYLNEGLKPLTVDGVAAGVETTLDGTFAISRPLFMFTRGWPEGPVLKFIKYVLHPAKGQKYVKDAGFVPLY from the coding sequence ATGAAAATGAGATTCCTGGCTTCAGCAGCCTGTGCCCTCGGCTTGCTGATCGCTTCGGCCGCCCGGGCCGAGTCCCTCAACATCAACGGTTCCACGACGGTACTTCCCGTGGCGCAGAAGGTGGCGGAAGCCTTCATGAAAGAATATCCGAGCATCTCCGTTTCCATCTCCGGTGGCGGATCCGGAAACGGGATCAAGGCGATTATCGACGGCACAACGGACATCGCTAACAGTTCCCGGTTCATCAAGGACAAGGAAGTGGCCCTGGCGGTCCAAAAGGGCGCCTATCCGGTTCCCTTCGCCGTGGCTTACGACTGCATCGTTCCGGTGGTTCATCCATCCAATACCATAAGCGATCTGTCCTTGGATCAACTGAAGGCCATTTACGAGGGGAAGATCCGCAACTGGAAGGAGGTGGGAGGTCCCGACAGGCCCGTCGTGGTCATCTCCCGCGACACGTCTTCGGGCACCTATGAAGTCTGGGAAGAGAAGGTGATGAGGAAGTCAAGGGTCTACCCCGGGGCGCTCCTTCAGGCGTCCAACGGAGCCGTGGCTCAGGCGGTGTCCAGAAACGCAAACGCCATCGGCTACGTGGGCATCGGCTACCTCAATGAAGGCCTCAAGCCCCTCACGGTGGACGGGGTGGCCGCCGGCGTGGAGACGACCCTGGACGGAACGTTTGCCATCAGTCGCCCGCTTTTCATGTTCACCCGGGGATGGCCGGAAGGCCCGGTTCTGAAATTCATCAAGTACGTGCTGCACCCGGCCAAGGGTCAGAAATACGTAAAAGACGCCGGATTCGTCCCTCTTTATTGA
- the phoU gene encoding phosphate signaling complex protein PhoU, giving the protein MKSHFHQQLEALRMIVLQMAAKTERAMERALKALNERDEVLAQEVIDGDQEINELELEIDRLSLKLLALEQPMARDLRFIVGSIRMSIDLERIADQAVNIAQRAKFLCQRPPLEPLPALQRLADTAMDMLRVAVASFMNGNVNQARDVCQMDDDADEMNSRVLRTMIEYMIEESRTVERAVQTIIVARCLERVADQTTNIAENVIFIVDGVNIKHHCET; this is encoded by the coding sequence ATGAAAAGCCATTTTCACCAACAGCTGGAAGCCCTGCGCATGATCGTTCTCCAGATGGCGGCGAAGACCGAGCGCGCCATGGAGCGGGCTCTCAAAGCATTGAACGAGCGCGACGAGGTCCTTGCCCAGGAGGTGATCGACGGCGATCAGGAGATCAACGAACTGGAACTGGAAATCGACCGGCTGTCACTGAAACTGCTGGCCCTCGAGCAACCCATGGCCCGCGACCTCCGCTTCATTGTCGGCTCCATCCGCATGAGCATCGATCTGGAGCGGATCGCAGACCAGGCCGTCAATATCGCTCAACGAGCCAAGTTCCTGTGCCAACGGCCGCCGCTGGAGCCGCTGCCGGCTCTGCAGAGGCTTGCCGATACGGCCATGGACATGCTTCGTGTGGCCGTTGCATCCTTTATGAACGGGAATGTGAACCAGGCGCGGGACGTCTGCCAGATGGACGACGATGCCGACGAGATGAACTCGCGGGTTCTTCGAACCATGATCGAATACATGATTGAGGAATCGCGGACGGTGGAGCGGGCCGTCCAGACCATCATCGTGGCCCGCTGCCTGGAACGGGTTGCCGACCAGACGACCAACATCGCGGAAAACGTCATATTCATCGTGGACGGTGTAAATATCAAGCACCATTGTGAGACCTGA
- a CDS encoding DUF72 domain-containing protein, translating into MTPPARDTEVGGPRFANFEFRGIHPHLLFGTASDRYGGWLGQIYTRARYEGRISRRSVKLGSRSFTGEFLPVESVVEYFEHFEVLELDFTFYGLLQNPDGSPSRTFHALSAYARHLPEDARVLLKVPQAVFARRLRRGGKVVENPQYLDPVVFRRWFYEPACKLLSEKIAGFVFEQEYQKSGDRPAPQQVAREFDAFFGSVPGDSRYHVELRTDALLRPPVFDVLEARGVGVVLSHWTWLPPLSVQYERMAGRPFNRGRTCVLRLMTPRGVRYEDAYARTHPFDRIQEDMLDERMLDDTVAIARDALRRDMRVFVIVNNRSGGNAPLIVQRLALRFVSRHTSNSRRGGPGPGNRPG; encoded by the coding sequence GTGACTCCCCCCGCCCGGGATACCGAGGTGGGCGGTCCTCGTTTCGCGAATTTTGAATTTCGAGGGATCCATCCTCACCTGCTGTTTGGAACGGCGAGCGACCGCTATGGCGGTTGGCTGGGACAGATCTATACCCGGGCGCGTTATGAGGGCCGTATCTCCCGCCGGTCGGTGAAGCTCGGGTCCCGATCCTTCACCGGGGAATTCCTGCCTGTAGAAAGCGTCGTCGAATATTTCGAACACTTCGAGGTGCTGGAACTGGATTTCACCTTCTACGGCCTGCTCCAAAACCCCGACGGTTCGCCGTCAAGGACTTTCCATGCCCTTTCCGCCTACGCCCGTCACCTGCCGGAGGATGCTCGGGTCCTGCTGAAGGTGCCTCAGGCGGTGTTCGCAAGGAGACTTCGGCGCGGCGGCAAGGTCGTAGAGAACCCGCAGTATCTGGATCCCGTGGTGTTTCGACGCTGGTTTTATGAACCGGCCTGCAAGCTCCTTTCGGAAAAGATCGCGGGGTTCGTTTTTGAACAGGAGTACCAGAAAAGCGGCGATCGGCCTGCGCCGCAGCAGGTGGCGCGGGAGTTCGACGCGTTTTTCGGTTCGGTGCCCGGGGATTCCCGCTACCACGTGGAATTGAGGACGGACGCCTTGCTGCGGCCGCCCGTGTTCGATGTCTTGGAAGCCCGAGGCGTCGGCGTGGTCCTTTCCCATTGGACCTGGCTTCCGCCGCTTTCCGTTCAATATGAAAGGATGGCCGGCCGGCCTTTCAACCGAGGGCGCACGTGTGTGCTGCGCCTCATGACCCCGCGCGGTGTCCGTTATGAAGACGCCTACGCCCGGACTCATCCCTTCGATCGGATCCAGGAGGACATGCTCGACGAAAGGATGCTCGACGACACGGTGGCGATCGCGCGGGACGCCCTCCGCCGGGATATGCGGGTGTTCGTGATCGTAAACAACCGCTCGGGTGGAAACGCGCCGCTTATCGTGCAACGGCTGGCTTTGCGGTTCGTGAGCCGGCATACCAGCAATTCCCGGAGGGGAGGGCCAGGTCCGGGAAACCGGCCGGGCTGA
- the pstA gene encoding phosphate ABC transporter permease PstA codes for MRDCIPVRESMRADPMRGDDHGSVSDPPKRNSVPNAAPTAGRRAAPARVSSRRLRQRFFFAVFKGAAVLNGLALGIVLFFLVKNGWRAFSWTFLTQAPRNSMTEGGVFPCIVGTLSLSLGALLVAFPMGVASAVYLSEYARAGRMLRFIRFGINNLAGVPSVVFGLFGLALFVTWFKFGVSIVSGAFTLGALTLPVIIGAAEEALRAVPGTYREASLALGSTQWQTIYRVVLPAALPSMLTGAILGISRAAGETAAIMFTAAVFFTPHLPGSIFDPVMALPYHIYVLATAGTEIEATRHLQYGTALLLIVLVLGMNLAAIWYRARLRKRR; via the coding sequence ATGAGAGACTGCATTCCCGTCCGGGAATCGATGAGAGCAGATCCCATGCGAGGTGACGACCACGGGTCCGTTTCCGATCCACCGAAGAGAAATTCCGTGCCCAATGCCGCGCCCACCGCGGGCCGAAGGGCCGCTCCAGCACGGGTTTCGAGCCGGCGACTCCGCCAGAGGTTCTTTTTCGCCGTGTTCAAGGGGGCCGCGGTTCTGAACGGCCTGGCCCTGGGCATCGTCCTTTTCTTCCTGGTCAAAAACGGCTGGCGGGCCTTCTCCTGGACCTTTCTAACCCAGGCTCCCCGCAACTCCATGACCGAAGGCGGGGTCTTTCCCTGTATCGTCGGGACACTTTCATTGAGTCTCGGCGCCTTGCTGGTGGCCTTTCCGATGGGAGTCGCTTCCGCCGTCTACCTGAGCGAGTACGCTCGAGCCGGGCGCATGCTTCGCTTCATCCGGTTCGGCATCAACAATCTGGCCGGGGTTCCCTCGGTGGTTTTCGGGCTTTTCGGGCTGGCTCTTTTCGTCACCTGGTTCAAATTCGGGGTGAGTATCGTCTCGGGGGCTTTCACTCTGGGTGCGCTGACCCTGCCGGTTATTATAGGGGCCGCCGAGGAAGCTCTGCGGGCCGTCCCCGGCACCTACCGCGAAGCGTCCCTGGCCCTCGGAAGCACCCAGTGGCAGACTATTTACCGCGTGGTCCTCCCGGCGGCCCTCCCGTCCATGCTCACGGGGGCCATTCTCGGGATCAGCAGGGCCGCCGGCGAAACGGCCGCCATCATGTTCACCGCCGCCGTTTTTTTCACACCGCACCTTCCAGGTTCCATCTTCGATCCCGTAATGGCCCTCCCTTACCACATCTACGTTCTCGCCACGGCGGGGACGGAAATCGAAGCCACACGCCATCTCCAATACGGCACGGCCCTTCTGCTCATCGTGCTGGTCCTCGGCATGAACTTGGCCGCCATCTGGTATCGCGCGCGGCTCCGAAAAAGGCGCTGA